The Candidatus Neomarinimicrobiota bacterium genome has a window encoding:
- a CDS encoding NADH-quinone oxidoreductase subunit B — MDASLVHRFDPDNVLVGQIDQLVNWARAGSQWYFQFGLACCAIEMMAAAAPRHDLERFGAMPRASPRQADTMIVAGTVTMKMSTRIKRLYEQMANPKYVISMGSCANSGGPYWQYGYHVLKGVDLIIPVDVYVPGCPPRPEALIQGLLELQKQIKSDTPLRKVA; from the coding sequence ATGGATGCCTCGCTCGTTCATCGCTTCGATCCGGATAACGTTCTCGTAGGACAGATCGACCAGCTGGTAAATTGGGCTCGAGCCGGATCGCAGTGGTATTTCCAGTTTGGCCTGGCCTGCTGCGCCATCGAGATGATGGCCGCTGCGGCGCCGCGCCACGATCTGGAGCGGTTTGGAGCCATGCCTCGGGCATCGCCCCGGCAGGCAGACACGATGATCGTGGCCGGCACCGTGACCATGAAAATGTCCACGCGCATCAAGCGGCTCTATGAGCAGATGGCTAACCCCAAATACGTTATTTCTATGGGTAGCTGTGCCAACAGCGGCGGCCCCTATTGGCAATACGGCTACCACGTCCTCAAAGGGGTCGATCTGATCATCCCGGTGGATGTATACGTGCCCGGCTGTCCGCCACGCCCAGAGGCGCTCATTCAGGGTCTGCTTGAGCTGCAGAAGCAGATCAAGTCGGACACCCCCCTCCGGAAGGTGGCGTGA
- the ndhC gene encoding NADH-quinone oxidoreductase subunit A, with amino-acid sequence MYSDFAPIPIFAIISVLMIAAGLITQRLVAPFKPGALKQSPYECGEEVEGSAWVQFNIRFYVIALIFLIFDVEVVLLFPWAVVFKELGLVAFVEMLIFLFVLTVGLVAVWRRRDLDWVKMAIPYGRGRYSELSEPQS; translated from the coding sequence TTGTATAGCGATTTTGCGCCGATACCGATTTTTGCCATCATTTCCGTACTCATGATTGCGGCTGGCCTGATTACGCAGCGGCTGGTGGCCCCGTTTAAGCCTGGTGCCCTGAAACAATCGCCCTACGAGTGTGGGGAAGAGGTCGAGGGCAGTGCATGGGTCCAGTTCAATATCCGTTTCTACGTCATCGCATTGATCTTTCTCATCTTCGACGTCGAGGTGGTGCTGCTGTTCCCCTGGGCCGTGGTGTTTAAGGAGCTTGGCCTGGTTGCCTTTGTGGAGATGCTGATTTTCCTGTTCGTCCTCACGGTGGGGCTGGTGGCGGTCTGGCGCCGCCGCGACCTTGATTGGGTAAAAATGGCCATCCCCTACGGTCGCGGGCGCTATTCGGAACTGTCCGAGCCCCAAAGCTAA
- a CDS encoding proline dehydrogenase family protein: protein MSWGLHSLLVATLPYLPKRLVGLFARRYIPGETEHDALVVTEDLNRQGFEVTLDILGEHVQHESEAAGVAAAYVHLYHSIAERGLRANVSLKPTHLGLDLGFQIGEANLAQVLDAAAATDNFMRLDMEDSRRTDDTLVLYRDCLQRYPWVGPVLQAYLHRSRDDLAALMSPQLNVRLCKGIYLESPDVALQDEQAIRDNYLALVHQGFEGGAYLAIATHDRALIDAVEAHIRSRNIPPSRFEFQVLYGVPMAGKLEALLTKGYTVRVYLPFGETWYDYSLRRLQENPKMVRYILRNLLRK, encoded by the coding sequence ATGTCCTGGGGACTGCACAGTCTGCTGGTTGCAACGCTGCCCTACCTGCCCAAGAGACTGGTGGGCCTGTTCGCCCGCCGCTATATCCCAGGTGAAACCGAGCACGATGCGCTGGTGGTGACAGAGGACCTGAACCGACAGGGATTCGAGGTGACGCTTGATATCCTTGGCGAGCATGTGCAACACGAATCCGAGGCGGCGGGAGTGGCCGCTGCCTACGTGCACCTCTATCACTCCATCGCCGAGCGGGGACTCCGCGCCAATGTCTCGCTGAAGCCAACCCACCTGGGGCTAGATTTGGGTTTTCAGATCGGCGAGGCGAACCTTGCGCAAGTCCTGGATGCCGCCGCCGCGACGGATAATTTCATGCGGCTTGACATGGAGGACTCGCGCCGCACTGATGATACCCTGGTGCTCTACCGTGACTGCCTGCAGCGCTACCCGTGGGTGGGACCGGTCCTGCAGGCCTACCTCCACCGCAGCCGTGACGACCTGGCCGCGCTCATGTCGCCGCAGCTGAACGTGCGTCTGTGTAAGGGCATCTACCTCGAATCACCTGATGTTGCCCTGCAGGACGAACAGGCCATCCGGGACAACTATTTGGCGCTGGTCCACCAGGGCTTTGAAGGGGGGGCCTACCTGGCCATTGCCACCCATGACCGGGCACTTATTGATGCTGTGGAGGCGCACATCCGCAGCCGGAACATCCCCCCCTCCCGGTTCGAATTTCAGGTGCTGTATGGCGTTCCCATGGCGGGCAAACTGGAGGCACTCCTGACGAAGGGATATACGGTGCGGGTCTATCTCCCGTTTGGGGAAACCTGGTACGATTACTCGCTTCGCCGCCTGCAGGAAAACCCCAAAATGGTCCGCTATATCTTGCGCAACCTTTTACGGAAGTGA
- a CDS encoding CoA-binding protein: protein MPGDSVIESILAMKTIAVVGLSPNMARPSNAVSLYLLAHGYRIIPVNPGHDEILGLKSYPALRDIPEPIDLVNVFRRPEYTPQVAQAAVDIGAKALWLQLGIVNDEAVAIAEAAGLLAVQDRCMRIEHRLRS from the coding sequence ATGCCCGGCGATAGCGTGATCGAAAGTATCTTGGCCATGAAAACAATCGCGGTGGTGGGTCTTTCACCCAACATGGCGCGCCCCTCCAACGCCGTTTCCCTTTACCTGCTGGCGCACGGCTATCGCATTATCCCCGTCAACCCGGGCCACGACGAAATCCTGGGCTTGAAGTCCTATCCTGCGCTGCGGGATATTCCCGAGCCCATTGACCTGGTCAATGTGTTCCGTCGGCCCGAATATACCCCACAGGTGGCCCAAGCGGCTGTGGACATCGGCGCCAAGGCGCTCTGGCTGCAGTTGGGAATTGTGAATGATGAGGCGGTTGCCATCGCGGAGGCCGCTGGCCTGCTGGCAGTTCAGGACCGGTGCATGAGGATCGAGCACCGGCTGAGGTCATAG
- a CDS encoding NAD(+)/NADH kinase — translation MKTLGIIANYRKPDLWILLPELVDWLLERGKSVAITDRLVGSKYQPPDAVKVYSTATIARHVDAMLSIGGDGTILSTARIIGKAPVPILGIHMGGLGFLAEVPAADTFTALTEVLAGNYRLEERMVLAVDLQHGGKLETYYAVNDVVVDRGSSPRLLRTQVEITGRKLNEYVADGLIVATPTGSTAYSLSAGGPIVVPGLEVLTITPICPHSLSARPIVVPSSDRIVLRFQEEQEGVSVILDGQVKLEVDSQAVVTIRRASWNINMLQLPNSDYFQVLRAKMGWSGEAQGTRS, via the coding sequence ATGAAAACGCTGGGCATTATCGCTAATTACCGGAAGCCCGACCTTTGGATCCTCCTGCCCGAGCTGGTGGACTGGTTGCTGGAAAGAGGTAAGTCGGTGGCCATAACGGATCGTCTGGTGGGTAGCAAATACCAGCCGCCCGATGCGGTTAAAGTCTACTCCACCGCTACCATTGCGCGGCATGTAGATGCCATGTTGTCCATTGGCGGAGACGGTACAATCCTGTCCACAGCCCGCATCATCGGCAAGGCGCCCGTGCCCATACTGGGTATCCATATGGGCGGGCTGGGGTTTCTGGCAGAGGTCCCTGCCGCCGACACTTTTACCGCTCTCACCGAGGTCCTGGCGGGAAACTACCGGTTGGAGGAGCGCATGGTGCTGGCGGTGGATTTGCAGCACGGCGGCAAGCTGGAGACCTACTACGCAGTCAATGACGTGGTGGTGGACCGGGGCAGTTCCCCACGGCTGCTCAGGACCCAGGTGGAGATAACCGGCCGCAAGCTCAACGAGTACGTGGCTGACGGGCTCATTGTGGCCACCCCCACCGGCTCGACGGCTTATTCGTTATCAGCCGGCGGTCCTATCGTGGTCCCTGGCCTGGAGGTGCTGACTATCACCCCCATTTGTCCCCATTCCCTCTCTGCGCGGCCCATTGTTGTGCCCAGTTCGGACCGGATCGTACTGCGGTTTCAGGAAGAGCAGGAGGGGGTGTCGGTGATACTTGACGGGCAGGTCAAGCTGGAGGTCGACAGTCAGGCCGTGGTCACCATCCGGCGGGCGAGCTGGAACATCAACATGCTTCAGCTGCCCAACAGTGATTACTTCCAGGTGCTGCGGGCAAAAATGGGCTGGTCAGGAGAAGCTCAGGGTACCCGCTCCTGA
- the xseB gene encoding exodeoxyribonuclease VII small subunit yields MAAKQSAETFEEALERLGEIVGQLESESVSLERSLELFAEGRRLAEYCQSQLSEAEEKVKTLLKTASGFEERIGLDPGPSGESG; encoded by the coding sequence ATGGCGGCTAAACAGTCAGCTGAAACTTTTGAGGAGGCACTGGAGCGGCTGGGCGAGATTGTGGGCCAGCTGGAATCCGAGTCGGTCAGCCTGGAGAGGTCGCTGGAACTGTTTGCTGAGGGTAGGCGGCTGGCCGAGTACTGCCAGAGCCAGCTGAGCGAAGCAGAAGAGAAGGTCAAGACCCTGCTGAAAACGGCATCGGGGTTTGAGGAGCGGATCGGGTTGGATCCTGGTCCCAGCGGGGAATCCGGATGA
- the xseA gene encoding exodeoxyribonuclease VII large subunit, with the protein MSPSGPLDVLSISQLNRRAKQLLETQFSPVWVEGEISNFTHHSSGHMYLTLKDDRSELAAVMFASRNAALTFRPGEGQKVVARGSLTIYELRGQYQLVVENLYASGAGELWMALEALKSRLQEEGLFDPERKQPLPSFPRRIGVVTSPTGAAIRDIMQVVASRAPQIVLIVRPTLVQGVGAKEDIAAAVAEFDAYGEVDLVIIARGGGSLEDLWAFNEEQVARAVAACTLPTLSAVGHESDVTICDLVADSRAPTPSAAAALAVGDREAYSQYLDEQVSALERILLRRLKDSQGRLDQLRERYAFRQPIDLLTRYQLQLQQLAGSLGLGVRRIVTDKSQGLAVARAGLMALNPKQVLERGYVIVTDDQAGKPVTRRMQLSPRQALTLHLADGTAGVTVTRLDEAS; encoded by the coding sequence ATGAGCCCTTCCGGCCCACTCGATGTGCTGTCGATCTCGCAGCTGAACCGGCGGGCCAAACAGCTCCTGGAAACCCAGTTCAGCCCGGTCTGGGTGGAAGGTGAGATCTCCAACTTTACGCACCACTCCTCCGGGCACATGTACCTTACCCTTAAGGACGACCGGTCCGAGCTGGCCGCGGTGATGTTTGCATCGCGTAATGCTGCTCTGACATTTCGCCCAGGGGAAGGGCAGAAGGTGGTGGCCCGGGGCAGCCTCACCATTTACGAGCTGCGCGGGCAATACCAGCTCGTGGTGGAGAACCTCTACGCATCCGGGGCGGGCGAACTGTGGATGGCCCTCGAGGCGCTCAAGAGTCGGCTCCAGGAAGAGGGGCTGTTCGACCCTGAACGCAAACAACCCCTGCCCAGCTTCCCCCGCCGCATCGGGGTGGTAACCTCACCGACGGGCGCCGCCATCCGGGACATCATGCAGGTGGTGGCCAGCCGCGCGCCCCAGATCGTACTCATTGTGCGCCCGACCCTGGTCCAGGGCGTCGGCGCCAAGGAAGATATTGCCGCGGCAGTGGCGGAGTTCGACGCCTACGGCGAGGTGGACCTGGTGATCATTGCCCGGGGCGGAGGATCGCTGGAAGATCTGTGGGCCTTCAATGAGGAGCAGGTAGCCCGGGCGGTAGCGGCCTGCACCTTGCCGACCCTGTCGGCGGTAGGGCACGAGTCAGATGTCACCATTTGCGACCTGGTAGCAGACAGCCGTGCGCCCACCCCTTCCGCGGCGGCGGCCCTGGCCGTGGGCGACAGGGAGGCCTACAGCCAATATCTGGATGAACAGGTCTCGGCGCTGGAACGGATCCTGCTCCGGCGACTCAAAGACTCCCAGGGGCGGCTGGATCAGCTGCGGGAGCGTTATGCCTTTCGCCAGCCCATTGACTTGCTCACCCGCTACCAGCTGCAGCTCCAGCAGCTGGCCGGGAGCCTCGGCCTGGGCGTTCGCCGCATTGTGACGGACAAGTCCCAAGGCCTGGCTGTAGCCCGGGCCGGGCTCATGGCACTGAACCCTAAGCAGGTGCTTGAACGGGGCTATGTGATCGTTACCGATGACCAGGCCGGCAAACCTGTAACGCGACGGATGCAATTGAGCCCCCGCCAGGCGCTTACCCTCCATCTGGCCGATGGCACCGCCGGTGTAACCGTGACCCGCTTGGACGAGGCCAGCTGA